In Platichthys flesus chromosome 21, fPlaFle2.1, whole genome shotgun sequence, the following are encoded in one genomic region:
- the tagln3b gene encoding transgelin-3b, translated as MANRGPTYGLSREVQEKIDLKYDSDLEQKLVDWIVAQCGGNMEKPQTGKENFQKWLLDGTILCRLINSLYPRGKEPIKKIAETQMAFKQMEKISQFLQAAEAYGVTTTDIFQTVDLWEAKDMAAVQRTLMALGSVAVTKDDGHYRGDREWFRRKAQAYRREFSEEQLRQGQSLIGLQMGSNRGASQAGMTGYGMHRQIM; from the exons ATGGCGAACAGAGGGCCCACCTACGGCCTGAGCCGAGAGGTGCAGGAGAAGATCGACCTGAAGTACGACTCCGACCTGGAGCAGAAGCTGGTGGACTGGATCGTGGCTCAGTGTGGGGGAAACATGGAGAAGCCACAGACGGGCAAAGAGAACTTCCAGAAATGGCTGCTGGACGGCACA ATCCTGTGTAGACTCATCAACAGCCTGTATCCGAGGGGCAAGGAACCCATCAAGAAGATTGCGGAGACTCAGATGGCCTTCAAGCAGATGGAGAAGATCTCTCAGTTCCTGCAAGCAGCGGAAGCTTACGGGGTGACGACCACCGACATCTTTCAAACTGTGGACCTCTGGGAAG CAAAGGACATGGCAGCAGTGCAGAGGACCCTGATGGCTCTGGGGAGCGTGGCTGTCACCAAGGACGATGGTCACTACAGAGGTGACCGAGAATGGTTCCGCAG GAAAGCGCAGGCGTATCGACGAGAGTTCTCCGAGGAGCAGCTGCGCCAGGGACAGAGTCTGATTGGCCTGCAGATGGGCAGCAACCGCGGAGCTTCCCAAGCTGGTATGACGGGCTACGGTATGCACCGTCAGATCATGTAG
- the ythdf3 gene encoding YTH domain-containing family protein 3 isoform X2 gives MHQKDSVNDDDFEPYLSGQTNQSNNYQPMSDPYMPSYYAPSIGFPYSLGEAAWSTAGDPPMPYLATYGQMSNGEPHFIPDGVFSQQGALGNTPPFLGQHGFNFFPGNADFSTWGTSVSQGQSTQSSVYSNSYGYAPSSLGRAITDGQAGFGSDTQLSKVPVLNSIEQGMTGLKLGTDMVAAVTKTVGSPLGATAGMTSMAANNLPPSVSSSVPKPASWAAIAKKPAKPQPKVKPKVNMGMGGIATIPPPPIKHNMNIGTWDDKGPLNKPPLAQTMMPQQPLVQQPLLAQPLLQSPLPPQHQHQPQHHHQQHHQQQQQQHHHHQQQHHQQQQHHQQQHHQQQHQHHQHQHHQHQPFQLQSLQSPQHPQHHQHPQHPQHPQHPQQLPPGPPHMHLSSQHGPPQPLHQQQPQQPGPPPNRWVAPRNRGEGFGFGGGVPLSASPCSGEVHPVLEKLRALNNYNSKDFDWNLKNGRVFIIKSYSEDDIHRAIKYSIWCSTEHGNKRLDGAYRSLGNKGPLYLVFSVNGSGHFCGVAEMRSPVDYNAYAGVWSQDKWKGKFEVKWVFIKDVPNNQLRHIRLENNDNKPVTNSRDTQEVPLEKAKQVLKIIATYKHTTSIFDDFAHYENRQEEEEALRKERNRNKQ, from the exons ATGCATCAAAAGGATAGTGTGAACGATGATGATTTTGAGCCTTACTTAAGCGGCCAGACAAATCAG AGTAACAACTATCAACCAATGTCTGACCCCTACATGCCGAGCTACTATGCTCCATCTATTGGTTTCCCTTACTCTCTGGGAGAGGCTGCTTGGTCCACAGCAGGAGACCCCCCCATGCCCTACCTAGCTACCTATGGACAGATGAGCAATGGCGAGCCGCACTTCATCCCTGACGGCGTCTTCAGCCAGCAAGGTGCCCTGGGGAACACGCCTCCCTTCCTCGGCCAGCACGGCTTCAACTTCTTCCCTGGTAATGCAGACTTTTCCACCTGGGGTACCAGTGTCTCTCAGGGACAGTCCACACAGAGCTCAGTGTACAGCAACAGCTATGGGTACGCCCCCAGCTCACTGGGCCGAGCCATAACGGACGGACAGGCGGGCTTTGGAAGCGACACCCAGCTCAGTAAGGTGCCGGTACTGAACAGCATTGAGCAGGGTATGACAGGGTTAAAACTGGGTACGGACATGGTGGCAGCTGTCACCAAAACCGTGGGCTCTCCCTTAGGAGCCACAGCAGGTATGACCAGCATGGCAGCCAATAACCTCCCTCCGTCTGTCAGCTCTTCAGTGCCTAAACCCGCCTCCTGGGCAGCCATCGCCAAGAAGCCGGCCAAGCCGCAGCCCAAGGTCAAACCCAAAGTCAACATGGGGATGGGGGGAATCGCCACCATCCCTCCACCCCCCATAAAGCACAATATGAACATTGGTACTTGGGACGATAAGGGCCCTCTGAATAAGCCCCCATTAGCTCAGACCATGATGCCCCAACAGCCTCTAGTGCAGCAACCTCTCTTAGCTCAGCCCTTACTGCAGAGCCCTCTGCCCCCCCAGCATCAACACCAgccccagcaccaccaccaacaacaccaccaacaacaacaacaacaacaccaccaccaccaacaacaacaccaccaacaacaacaacaccaccaacaacaacaccaccaacaacaacaccaacatcaCCAACACCAACACCACCAACACCAGCCCTTCCAACTCCAGTCTCTCCAGTCCCCCCAGCATCCCCAGCATCACCAACATCCCCAGCACCCCCAGCATCCCCAGCATCCCCAGCAACTGCCCCCTGGCCCTCCTCACATGCACCTTTCCTCTCAGCATGGCCCCCCACAGCCCCTGCATCAACAACAACCCCAGCAGCCCGGCCCGCCTCCCAACCGCTGGGTGGCTCCCAGGAACCGGGGTGAGGGCTTTGGTTTTGGTGGGGGGGTCCCCCTAAGTGCCTCCCCTTGCTCGGGAGAGGTGCACCCGGTGCTGGAGAAACTCCGGGCCCTCAACAACTACAACTCCAAAGACTTTGACTGGAACTTGAAAAACGGACGTGTTTTCATAATCAAGAGCTACTCAGAAGATGACATCCACCGCGCCATCAAGTACTCCATCTGGTGCAGCACAGAACATGGCAACAAGCGCCTGGATGGTGCCTACCGCTCACTGGGCAACAAGGGGCCCCTGTACCTGGTGTTCAGTGTCAACGGCAGCGGGCACTTCTGTGGCGTGGCCGAGATGCGCTCACCGGTGGACTACAATGCCTATGCAGGCGTCTGGTCTCAGGACAAGTGGAAGGGCAAGTTCGAGGTGAAGTGGGTTTTCATCAAAGATGTGCCCAACAACCAGCTGCGGCACATCCGGCTGGAGAACAATGACAACAAGCCAGTGACCAACTCCAGGGACACTCAGGAAGTGCCGCTGGAGAAGGCCAAGCAAGTGCTTAAAATTATCGCCACTTACAAGCATACCACCTCAATCTTTGATGACTTTGCACATTATGAGAATcgtcaggaagaggaggaggctctgAGGAAG GAGCGCAATAGAAATAAACAGTAA
- the ythdf3 gene encoding YTH domain-containing family protein 3 isoform X1, producing the protein MSATTVDQRPKGQGNKVQNGSMHQKDSVNDDDFEPYLSGQTNQSNNYQPMSDPYMPSYYAPSIGFPYSLGEAAWSTAGDPPMPYLATYGQMSNGEPHFIPDGVFSQQGALGNTPPFLGQHGFNFFPGNADFSTWGTSVSQGQSTQSSVYSNSYGYAPSSLGRAITDGQAGFGSDTQLSKVPVLNSIEQGMTGLKLGTDMVAAVTKTVGSPLGATAGMTSMAANNLPPSVSSSVPKPASWAAIAKKPAKPQPKVKPKVNMGMGGIATIPPPPIKHNMNIGTWDDKGPLNKPPLAQTMMPQQPLVQQPLLAQPLLQSPLPPQHQHQPQHHHQQHHQQQQQQHHHHQQQHHQQQQHHQQQHHQQQHQHHQHQHHQHQPFQLQSLQSPQHPQHHQHPQHPQHPQHPQQLPPGPPHMHLSSQHGPPQPLHQQQPQQPGPPPNRWVAPRNRGEGFGFGGGVPLSASPCSGEVHPVLEKLRALNNYNSKDFDWNLKNGRVFIIKSYSEDDIHRAIKYSIWCSTEHGNKRLDGAYRSLGNKGPLYLVFSVNGSGHFCGVAEMRSPVDYNAYAGVWSQDKWKGKFEVKWVFIKDVPNNQLRHIRLENNDNKPVTNSRDTQEVPLEKAKQVLKIIATYKHTTSIFDDFAHYENRQEEEEALRKERNRNKQ; encoded by the exons ATGTCTGCGACCACCGTCGATCAG AGACCCAAAGGACAAGGAAATAAAG TGCAAAACGGATCAATGCATCAAAAGGATAGTGTGAACGATGATGATTTTGAGCCTTACTTAAGCGGCCAGACAAATCAG AGTAACAACTATCAACCAATGTCTGACCCCTACATGCCGAGCTACTATGCTCCATCTATTGGTTTCCCTTACTCTCTGGGAGAGGCTGCTTGGTCCACAGCAGGAGACCCCCCCATGCCCTACCTAGCTACCTATGGACAGATGAGCAATGGCGAGCCGCACTTCATCCCTGACGGCGTCTTCAGCCAGCAAGGTGCCCTGGGGAACACGCCTCCCTTCCTCGGCCAGCACGGCTTCAACTTCTTCCCTGGTAATGCAGACTTTTCCACCTGGGGTACCAGTGTCTCTCAGGGACAGTCCACACAGAGCTCAGTGTACAGCAACAGCTATGGGTACGCCCCCAGCTCACTGGGCCGAGCCATAACGGACGGACAGGCGGGCTTTGGAAGCGACACCCAGCTCAGTAAGGTGCCGGTACTGAACAGCATTGAGCAGGGTATGACAGGGTTAAAACTGGGTACGGACATGGTGGCAGCTGTCACCAAAACCGTGGGCTCTCCCTTAGGAGCCACAGCAGGTATGACCAGCATGGCAGCCAATAACCTCCCTCCGTCTGTCAGCTCTTCAGTGCCTAAACCCGCCTCCTGGGCAGCCATCGCCAAGAAGCCGGCCAAGCCGCAGCCCAAGGTCAAACCCAAAGTCAACATGGGGATGGGGGGAATCGCCACCATCCCTCCACCCCCCATAAAGCACAATATGAACATTGGTACTTGGGACGATAAGGGCCCTCTGAATAAGCCCCCATTAGCTCAGACCATGATGCCCCAACAGCCTCTAGTGCAGCAACCTCTCTTAGCTCAGCCCTTACTGCAGAGCCCTCTGCCCCCCCAGCATCAACACCAgccccagcaccaccaccaacaacaccaccaacaacaacaacaacaacaccaccaccaccaacaacaacaccaccaacaacaacaacaccaccaacaacaacaccaccaacaacaacaccaacatcaCCAACACCAACACCACCAACACCAGCCCTTCCAACTCCAGTCTCTCCAGTCCCCCCAGCATCCCCAGCATCACCAACATCCCCAGCACCCCCAGCATCCCCAGCATCCCCAGCAACTGCCCCCTGGCCCTCCTCACATGCACCTTTCCTCTCAGCATGGCCCCCCACAGCCCCTGCATCAACAACAACCCCAGCAGCCCGGCCCGCCTCCCAACCGCTGGGTGGCTCCCAGGAACCGGGGTGAGGGCTTTGGTTTTGGTGGGGGGGTCCCCCTAAGTGCCTCCCCTTGCTCGGGAGAGGTGCACCCGGTGCTGGAGAAACTCCGGGCCCTCAACAACTACAACTCCAAAGACTTTGACTGGAACTTGAAAAACGGACGTGTTTTCATAATCAAGAGCTACTCAGAAGATGACATCCACCGCGCCATCAAGTACTCCATCTGGTGCAGCACAGAACATGGCAACAAGCGCCTGGATGGTGCCTACCGCTCACTGGGCAACAAGGGGCCCCTGTACCTGGTGTTCAGTGTCAACGGCAGCGGGCACTTCTGTGGCGTGGCCGAGATGCGCTCACCGGTGGACTACAATGCCTATGCAGGCGTCTGGTCTCAGGACAAGTGGAAGGGCAAGTTCGAGGTGAAGTGGGTTTTCATCAAAGATGTGCCCAACAACCAGCTGCGGCACATCCGGCTGGAGAACAATGACAACAAGCCAGTGACCAACTCCAGGGACACTCAGGAAGTGCCGCTGGAGAAGGCCAAGCAAGTGCTTAAAATTATCGCCACTTACAAGCATACCACCTCAATCTTTGATGACTTTGCACATTATGAGAATcgtcaggaagaggaggaggctctgAGGAAG GAGCGCAATAGAAATAAACAGTAA
- the abhd10b gene encoding abhydrolase domain containing 10, depalmitoylase b, translating to MASLVNEDILLLLALAALAILAQKSRGSMAAVALRCWRRGLSQISSHGGFAASSSRPLAGDRRHKSTVQFASRPELPKLAYRRVKGKSPGVVFLPGYGSNMNGQKAEALEEFCRSLGHSYLRFDYTGHGASEGVLAEGTIGTWKKDVLFVLDELAEGPQIMVGSSIGGWLMLLAAIARPDKIAALVGISTAADHLVTSFNSLSLEARKEFEEKGEWTVPTKHSEEGVYKFNMDFLREAENHCVLQSPIPITCPVRLIHGLKDEDVPWHISMQVAERVLSPDVDVILRRHGQHRMKEKDDIKLMVYTIDDLIDKLTTLV from the exons ATGGCCTCACTGGTGAACGAGGACATTCTGCTACTTCTCGCTCTCGCTGCTCTCGCGATACTCGCTCAGAAGTCTCGGGGCAGTATGGCTGCGGTGGCGCTGAGGTGCTGGCGCAGAGGACTTTCACAGATTTCAAGTCATGGAGGATTCGCAGCTTCATCTTCGAGGCCTCTGGCAG GAGACAGAAGACACAAGTCCACAGTGCAGTTTGCGTCCAGACCGGAGCTCCCAAAGCTGGCCTACAGGAGAGTGAAGGGGAAGAGCCCCGGAGTGGTCTTCCTCCCGGGCTATGGCTCCAACATGAACGGACAGAAAGCCGAGGCGCTGGAGGAGTTTTGTAGGTCACTGGGTCACTCGTACCTTAG GTTTGACTACACGGGACACGGGGCCTCAGAGGGGGTGCTAGCAGAAGGGACGATTGGGACCTGGAAAAAAGACGTCCTTTTTGTGTTGGATGAGTTAGCAGAGGGGCCACAG ATAATGGTGGGTTCCAGTATAGGTGGTTGGCTCATGCTGCTGGCAGCCATTGCAAGACCAGACAAGATCGCTGCACTGGTGGGCATCTCCACTGCTGCAGATCATCTTGTCACATCGTTCAACTCGCTTTCTCTGGAG GCACGTAAGGAGTTTGAGGAGAAGGGGGAGTGGACAGTTCCCACCAAACACTCGGAGGAGGGTGTTTACAAATTTAACATGGACTTTCTGCGTGAGGCAGAAAATCACTGTGTGCTCCAGAGTCCCATCCCCATCACCTGTCCCGTGCGACTCATCCACGGGCTCAAAGACGAAGACGTCCCCTGGCACATCTCCATGCAGGTGGCAGAACGCGTCCTCAGTCCTGACGTGGACGTCATCCTGCGGCGACATGGCCAGCACCGCATGAAAGAGAAGGACGACATCAAGCTCATGGTCTACACTATTGACGATCTCATAGACAAGCTGACCACTCTGGTCTGA
- the c1qtnf9 gene encoding complement C1q and tumor necrosis factor-related protein 9A: MLQGIFRVALVLLLLVVWCAALEEAQTKGCVCGYPGIPGDPGHNGTPGRDGRDGLRGEKGDRGEVGSTGLAGSNGAKGDKGELGAVGPAGLKGKRGDNGERGPPGKMGPQGVSGPLGLKGNKGELGLPGPQGPKGDLGALGPEGQKGEIGLQGDRGFQGPLGPPGRPGPKGDIGVPGHKGSIGYRGERGGRGEKGDRGDKGEELVISKSAFSVGLTAQTKLPAANAPIRFDKIIYNRQNHYDPLTGRFACSAAGAYYFTYHITVFSRNVKVVLMKNGVKIMHTTDNYQNSEDQAAGGAVLHLEVGDRVWLQVAGGELFNGLFADEDDDTTFSGFLIFAA, encoded by the exons ATGTTGCAGGGGATTTTTCGGGTTGCTCTTGTGCTCCTTCTGTTGGTGGTCTGGTGTGCTGCACTGGAGGAAGCCCAAACTAAAGGCTGCGTTTGTGGATACCCTGGAATACCGGGGGACCCCGGGCACAACGGGACACCCGGCAGAGACGGGCGAGATGGATTAAGGGGGGAAAAGGGTGATAGAG GTGAAGTCGGTTCAACTGGTCTAGCAGGCAGTAATGGTGCCAAGGGcgacaaaggagagcttg GTGCCGTCGGCCCAGCAGGGCTCAAAGGAAAGAGGGGGGATAATGGAGAGCGGGGCCCTCCTGGGAAAATGGGGCCTCAAGGAGTCTCCGGTCCCTTAGGCTTGAAAGGAAATAAAGGGGAGCTTGGGCTGCCTGGACCTCAGGGACCTAAAGGTGATTTGGGGGCTCTTGGACCTGAGGGTCAAAAGGGGGAAATTGGTCTTCAAGGTGACAGAGGCTTTCAGGGACCACTGGGACCCCCGGGCAGGCCAGGCCCAAAAGGGGATATTGGTGTTCCAGGTCACAAAGGCAGCATCGGTTATCGTGGGGAAAGGGGGGGTCGAGGAGAGAAGGGTGATCGGGGCGACAAGGGAGAAGAACTTGTTATCTCTAAAAGTGCCTTTTCTGTGGGACTCACAGCACAGACTAAACTCCCAGCAGCCAATGCACCGATCCGGTTTGACAAGATCATTTACAACCGACAGAATCACTACGATCCACTAACAGGAAGATTCGCGTGCTCCGCAGCAGGCGCCTACTACTTCACCTACCACATCACCGTCTTCTCCAGGAACGTGAAGGTGGTTCTCATGAAGAACGGAGTAAAGATCATGCACACCACGGACAACTACCAGAACAGCGAGGACcaagcagcagggggcgctgtgctGCACCTTGAGGTGGGCGATAGAGTGTGGCTGCAGGTGGCTGGAGGAGAGTTATTCAATGGGCTCTTTGCTGATGAAGACGATGACACTACTTTCTCTGGATTTTTAATCTTTGCAGCTTGA